Sequence from the Prinia subflava isolate CZ2003 ecotype Zambia chromosome W, Cam_Psub_1.2, whole genome shotgun sequence genome:
CCTGTGCTCAGTTTTCCCCCCACCTTGCTCCGGGGCACTGCCGCCTTCCACGGCAGTGGCTgcaatctctctctctctctttttttccgtactcggttcCCCCCGCCATAGGTGGTGAAGGGGGGCCGCCGGCTCTCCGCTCGAAAGAGGCAGTGGCGGGCCAGCGGCAGGGGCGGGCCGAGGCCGTCAAGCCCGCCTGGTTGCCCCTTTCCCGTTTCCCCCGCCGTGTGCAGTGGCAGTGAGAGCAGGGGCAGtgtcccccccctcccccagcacaCACTTCGCGACAGCCTCCGCTGTTTTCATTTCCCTCCCGCGTGAATTTACGCAGGAAGCCGTCAAAAGGAATGGCTGGGGCGATCTTCTcactccttttccccttcccctgccctgcacgACAGGGCAAAGAGCGGTCTTTCTTGGCTTGCCGcccccccacccctgccatgagcGGCAGGAACTGCTCATTCgcttcctcccctccttcccgTGGGGCCAAGCGGCACTGCAAAAGGGCAAATGGGGCGGCATTCGCCACTTTGAGACAGCTTTTACGCTGTGGGAGGTGCTTCGCTTGAAATTTAAGGTATaggtttttttacagaaaaatggagGCCTCGTTTTCTTGATTTCCCCCTCCCCCgcagagctgcagccatgcTGATGCcttaggtttggggttttctgttttTACTTTGGTGGGTAGCTTTCACTTTCATATTAAGTGGTGCTGGGATCTTTTCACAGGATGATGGGGGTAGGGCAATTTTTGTCCCAGCAGGGGACTCAAGGACACTCTCTTCAAACTCCAGGCCTGGAGCATAAACAACGTGGAAAGGAGGCAAGCCAGGAAGATGAAGCTTGGTGATTTAGAATTATTGATTGGACAGGTGACGGCTATATGCAAATGGACTGGAACTTATAAAAGTAGGAGACCTCGTGACGAGGCCGTCCTTTTGCTTCCATCTTGGAGCTATCCCGGCAAAGTCACTACTGTGGCTCTGGTGTTGCCAGGGTGTGGCCTTGAAGGCACTTAAATAAATACtcactttattcctttaattcTGCCTACCCTCTGTTTCAGCTTCTTAAGGCATCAGTTTCTGGCGACTCTGGTGGTATGGGTGAGGCATCTGGAAAATCCTCTTTGGACCGAAGCCCCCTTATCCTGCCAGCAGAGGTCCAGAGGTATCAGAGCCAAGAACCCTTGGAACAGAGGCACGTGAGTGAATAAAGGGGTATTCTGTTTAGCATCTGGGTCAGGTGCTAGTAGATATTTGTAAATTGTAATTTTGTTTGGGGAACCCCAGGGTTCTAGGCAGGGCTGTCTTGCTCTTTATCCGTGGGTGAGAGCAGAGGGATTGCAGGAGAGGTTGCGTTGTCCTGTGGGATGCCTCGCCTGCAGTAGGAGCTGTTTGTCTTGCTTGGGGACCTTTgaggctcctggagcagctgtgctgcataTGTTGTTACAGCCAAGGTGTGGCGGAGGGGATTAGTGTCTGTGCTGTGGCTTTGAAGGTCTTGAGTTTTAATCCTGAGTcgtatttgtttgtttgtggttttttgctCTTTACTTTTGGATATCAGAATGGGTTGTGCATTCTCCAGAGAAGGTGATAATAATATTATTCCAAGAGATAGCCCTCTGGGGTTAATACTGAAAAACTGGGTGAATTTAGTTAATATTAAAAAACTGGGTGAATTTATTTGGGAAAAAGTCTATGCTTTTAAAACCTAGACTTATTAGGCTCTCAGACAGAATGTGGCCAACTTATGAATTAGAtaagtgtgaaaaatgtgaaatgattaattcatgttcttatggttaattgaaaaactataaaactgtataaatgCGTGTTGTATAAAGTATATGTTTCAGGAGACCTtgtagcagatggtgaaactaaaaatgttgaaaaaaggAGGTGCCACCCTAGGAACTCCcattcagaaagaaacaaaaggtttACTGGAAAACCGAGTACcaggaggagacccatcaagataaggtggccAAGCGATCCACACCTCAGTTGACACCCTCGAAGATCATCAGGCACTATCATCCATATCTCAACCATTCATCAGtcataaggatctatagaaattggacattaacatatgaactgagaaaagaactcttttcagcctggTCGGAGACACCCttgaatttgaatagctagccgggaaacaaagggaaatatggggaaatattgccaagggcagaataaagtgtataaaaactaagccccgaaccgggcaaatttgtgaaccgtaggggagacagcagactgccaggttctgtgtctcacagttcacccttggcattttcccgggaaaaagactgtcaagtgtCTCCGCTGTTTTtgggtttatcgaaattctgtgattcaatctttattaataaaccaaattattattttaattggaatatcgtattggcatttataacataaGGGAGAAATATGGCCTAAATTCAGGAGTTTTGACCGAAGATTGATATCAAGTTTAATATCCCACCACCTACACGGGGACAGATATTTTGAGGAGTTGGAGTCTGTTCAGCTTTTTATGGTATTAGCCTGTGAACAGAGCCTAGataataagaaagaaaatatattggtcttaaaagatgaaaagaaaaagccaacTTTCAGCAGCACATATAAAAGTCAAGAGGAGGCAGAGATAGATCTAATTGTACCCGCCATGCGGGCGGGACCGGTCCCAGCCACGCTTGCAGCGGGCGCGGGCGCAGGCTCGGGCCGGAATGTGTCCCTTTCCCCGCCGTCGCCTCAGTCTCTGCCGCAAAGGGGGGCGGGGAGAGGCGTGACTCAGGCCGGGCCCCGTTCAGTGAAGAAAGATGAAGGCGGGCCTCAGCAGCAATGGACAGCGTCCTTGCCACCGCCTCCTTCACTGCCCCGAGGGGCGGGGAAGGCAGGGGGAGATAGCCAGCAAGGCAGGGGGAGATAGCCAGCGTTCCCAGCCCTTGGCACCACCTCGGAAAGGGGGGCCGAGAGACAGAACCAAAGAGGGTAGGGAGGGAACCTCAATGTGGGGGGGCCCTGGGGCCCCTGAAGCCCCAAAGacccactcagggcagggccaaacAGCCTCCACCGCCTTTGGGGTGGGCGAAAGATATTCTTTTCAGAGGGACGagttgattttttgttttggtttttccctCCTACCCTCCCTCAAAaattttcttctcaaggcgtctccAGTGAATAGAATTGGAGCTTTAAATGCCTGctcataatagaagaaaaatgaaaagaaaaacaaaaaac
This genomic interval carries:
- the LOC134563368 gene encoding uncharacterized protein LOC134563368, which produces MKSMQPRLIAVAKLEKLLPASSERGAAGSPLERGSGGPAAGAGRGRQARLVAPFPFPPPCAVAVRAGAVSPPSPSTHFATASAVFISLPREFTQEAVKRNGWGDLLTPFPLPLPCTTGQRAVFLGLPPPHPCHERQELLIRFLPSFPWGQAALQKGKWGGIRHFETAFTLWEVLRLKFKLLKASVSGDSGGMGEASGKSSLDRSPLILPAEVQRYQSQEPLEQSICFRRPCSRW